From the Saccharomyces paradoxus chromosome XIV, complete sequence genome, one window contains:
- the TIM23 gene encoding protein transporter TIM23 (Essential component of the TIM23 complex~similar to YNR017W): MSWLFGDKTPTNDANAAAGGQDTSKPKELSLKQSLGFEPNINNIISGPGGMHVDSARLHPLAGLDKGVEYLDLEEEQLSSLEGSQGLIPSRGWTDDLCYGTGAVYLLGLGIGGFSGMMQGLQNIPPNSPGKLQLNTVLNHITKRGPFLGNNAGILALSYNIVNSTIDALRGKHDTAGSIGAGALTGALFKSSKGLKPMGYSSAMVAAACAVWCSVKKRLLEK, translated from the coding sequence ATGTCGTGGCTTTTTGGAGATAAGACGCCCACCAATGATGCGAATGCTGCCGCAGGCGGCCAAGACACGTCCAAGCCTAAGGAACTGTCGTTGAAGCAGAGTCTAGGTTTCGAGCCAAATATCAATAACATAATATCAGGTCCTGGCGGCATGCATGTCGACTCCGCTAGGCTGCATCCTTTGGCCGGTCTAGATAAGGGTGTAGAATACCTGGATCTGGAAGAAGAACAGCTATCCTCATTGGAAGGCTCGCAAGGTCTGATCCCTTCCCGTGGATGGACCGATGACCTATGTTACGGTACCGGTGCCGTCTACCTGCTGGGACTTGGTATCGGAGGGTTTTCGGGGATGATGCAGGGTCTGCAGAATATTCCGCCTAACAGCCCTGGGAAATTGCAATTGAACACCGTACTGAATCACATTACCAAGAGAGGACCCTTCTTAGGTAACAACGCGGGGATTCTCGCGTTGAGCTACAATATTGTCAATTCCACAATCGACGCATTAAGAGGCAAGCATGACACCGCGGGTTCCATTGGCGCTGGGGCTCTCACGGGCGCCTTGTTCAAGTCCTCTAAAGGCTTGAAACCCATGGGTTATTCCTCAGCAATGGTGGCCGCTGCGTGCGCCGTCTGGTGTAGTGTTAAGAAAAGActactt